The following coding sequences lie in one Azospirillum humicireducens genomic window:
- a CDS encoding DUF6352 family protein: MTDFWTASGFHLLARDADNHLAVTPDFLRAYLLRPEMRPPEEACDAERTLHAALLDDPARTVPAPLLDAIADADARENFQVWLAFRDRLLAAGTLEGCYIRLFREGARGVPGLFIDQLAHAILRGILDGTPSGLRARAGELFFREQTVSVDDGRVRVADAETVETMAASGGFGSLGRLVVEAGTAPRSVDLDILDETNHPLYWGRDARHDTVLDITFAAAGLDALARVLEAWIAHFLGVTVGIQPVQNIRDDRWVWHVGLDSSATSILNDLYNGVEVGEDRLARILALFRLDFADPAAMRSDLAGRPVYLGLAMTEGRRLKLKPQNLLVNLPLASVA; this comes from the coding sequence ATGACCGATTTCTGGACGGCGTCCGGCTTCCACCTGTTGGCCCGCGATGCCGACAACCATCTGGCGGTGACGCCCGATTTCCTGCGCGCCTATCTGCTGCGGCCCGAGATGCGCCCGCCGGAGGAGGCCTGCGACGCCGAGCGCACGCTGCACGCCGCCTTGCTGGACGATCCGGCGCGGACGGTGCCGGCCCCGCTGCTCGACGCCATCGCCGATGCGGATGCGCGGGAGAATTTCCAGGTCTGGCTGGCCTTCCGCGACCGGCTGCTGGCCGCCGGGACTTTGGAGGGCTGCTACATCCGCCTGTTCCGCGAGGGTGCCCGCGGCGTGCCCGGCCTGTTCATCGACCAGCTGGCCCACGCCATCCTGCGCGGCATCCTGGACGGAACCCCGTCGGGCCTGCGCGCCCGTGCCGGCGAACTGTTCTTCCGCGAGCAGACGGTGTCTGTCGACGACGGCCGCGTCCGCGTCGCCGATGCTGAAACGGTGGAGACCATGGCGGCTTCGGGCGGCTTCGGCTCTCTCGGCCGTCTGGTGGTGGAGGCCGGAACCGCCCCCCGCAGTGTCGATCTGGACATCCTGGACGAGACCAACCACCCGCTCTACTGGGGCCGCGACGCCCGGCACGACACCGTGCTGGACATCACCTTCGCCGCCGCCGGTCTCGACGCGCTGGCCCGCGTGCTGGAGGCCTGGATCGCGCATTTCCTCGGCGTGACGGTCGGCATCCAGCCGGTGCAGAACATCCGCGACGACCGCTGGGTCTGGCATGTCGGGCTCGACAGCTCCGCGACTTCGATCCTCAACGACCTCTACAACGGTGTGGAGGTGGGAGAGGACCGGCTGGCCCGCATCCTCGCCCTGTTCCGCCTGGACTTCGCCGACCCCGCCGCCATGCGCTCCGACCTCGCCGGCCGGCCGGTCTATCTCGGGCTGGCGATGACGGAAGGGCGGCGGCTGAAGCTGAAGCCGCAGAATTTGCTGGTGAATCTGCCGCTGGCTTCGGTGGCGTGA
- a CDS encoding AI-2E family transporter: MTDRSPLASVPPALPPAPEAPLPGTPEPVTEPLPPPGNRRDPLTIAAVGLFVIAVLFALYFGREVLLPIMLALILSFLLRPLVRALYRVGIPEGIGAAIMVITLFGSVLLAVYTLSAPAAEWVNRMPRVLHELEFKLGDIRAGIERAREASRQIEQIAKETGNEGGPVREVVLRGPSLMEQAVSQVEAVIVNVLILQVLLYFFLARGRHSLEALIGTMRNVDDRVHYAMVAATLQQNIAVYLLTITVINAALGIATGLLMWLWGLPNPALWGVLVAVANYIPFIGPAVMTGVLFLVSVLTFDGLGTILLPPLSFVALTTIEGNFLTPMIVGRRLSLNPIAVFVSILFWGWLWGIPGALLAVPILAILKILFDAHEPLKPVGAVLGG, from the coding sequence ATGACAGACCGCAGCCCGCTCGCCTCGGTTCCCCCTGCGCTTCCACCCGCCCCCGAGGCCCCGCTTCCCGGAACGCCCGAGCCGGTGACGGAGCCCCTGCCCCCGCCCGGCAACCGCCGCGACCCGCTGACCATCGCCGCCGTCGGGCTGTTCGTGATCGCCGTGCTGTTCGCGCTGTATTTCGGACGCGAAGTCCTGCTGCCGATCATGCTGGCGCTGATCCTCAGCTTCCTGCTGCGGCCGCTGGTCCGCGCGCTCTACCGCGTCGGCATTCCGGAAGGGATCGGCGCCGCCATCATGGTGATCACACTGTTCGGCAGCGTGCTGCTGGCGGTCTACACCCTGTCGGCTCCGGCGGCCGAGTGGGTGAACCGCATGCCGCGCGTCCTGCACGAGCTGGAGTTCAAGCTGGGCGACATCCGCGCCGGCATCGAACGGGCCCGCGAGGCCTCGCGCCAGATCGAACAGATCGCCAAGGAGACCGGAAACGAGGGCGGACCGGTGCGCGAGGTGGTGCTGCGCGGTCCGTCGCTGATGGAACAGGCGGTCAGCCAGGTCGAAGCGGTGATCGTCAATGTCCTGATCCTGCAGGTCCTGCTGTACTTCTTCCTGGCGAGAGGCCGCCATTCGCTGGAGGCGCTGATCGGCACCATGCGCAACGTCGACGATCGCGTGCATTACGCCATGGTCGCGGCGACGCTGCAGCAGAACATCGCCGTCTATCTGCTGACCATCACCGTGATCAACGCGGCGCTGGGCATCGCCACCGGTCTGCTCATGTGGCTGTGGGGGCTGCCCAACCCGGCGCTGTGGGGGGTGCTGGTGGCGGTGGCCAACTACATCCCCTTCATCGGGCCGGCGGTGATGACCGGCGTCCTGTTCCTGGTGTCGGTCCTCACCTTCGACGGGCTGGGCACCATCCTGCTGCCGCCCCTGTCCTTCGTGGCGCTGACCACCATCGAGGGCAACTTCCTGACGCCGATGATCGTCGGCCGGCGGCTATCGCTGAATCCCATCGCGGTGTTCGTGTCGATCCTGTTCTGGGGCTGGCTGTGGGGCATACCGGGCGCGCTGCTGGCCGTGCCCATCCTGGCGATCCTGAAGATCCTGTTCGACGCACATGAGCCGCTGAAGCCGGTGGGGGCGGTATTGGGGGGGTGA
- a CDS encoding CreA family protein, with product MRSPFPLMNVSAGLLVLGLLAAGFPLRSAAADEVVGRFSNDWTGNGLQVQAIEDPGVKGVTCHLVDFDRSLIDRLSKGNWFEDPSNASIACRQTGPITVGDIELSQKGEEVFSERKSLIFKSIAIRRIYDRPNDTLVYVVYSRQVKDASAKMSISTVPLFSANATWTKGKPPAK from the coding sequence ATGCGCAGCCCGTTTCCCCTGATGAACGTTTCCGCCGGCCTTTTGGTTCTGGGCCTGCTGGCCGCCGGGTTTCCGCTCCGCTCCGCGGCGGCGGACGAGGTGGTCGGGCGCTTCTCCAACGACTGGACCGGCAACGGGCTCCAGGTGCAGGCCATCGAGGATCCCGGCGTGAAGGGCGTCACCTGCCATCTGGTCGATTTCGACCGCAGCCTGATCGACCGGCTGAGCAAGGGCAACTGGTTCGAGGACCCGTCCAACGCCTCCATCGCCTGCCGCCAGACCGGTCCGATCACCGTCGGCGACATCGAGCTGTCGCAGAAGGGGGAGGAGGTCTTCTCCGAACGGAAAAGCCTGATCTTCAAATCGATCGCCATCCGCCGCATCTACGACCGGCCGAACGACACGCTGGTTTATGTGGTGTACAGCCGGCAGGTGAAGGACGCATCCGCCAAGATGTCGATCTCCACCGTGCCGCTGTTCAGCGCCAACGCCACCTGGACAAAGGGCAAGCCGCCGGCGAAGTGA
- a CDS encoding succinylglutamate desuccinylase/aspartoacylase domain-containing protein, whose protein sequence is MTDPLFAPVELTPPDIAPYRRGNTGIDHVTSLSAAEPGPHVVLNALVHGNELGGAIALDALLRMGLRPKRGRLTFVFANTAAYATFDRQNPYASRYLDEDFNRLWSADHLDGRRDSVELRRARALRPVYDSADLLLDLHSMTADTAPLTLCGRTTRGRDLALGLGYPAWVVADGGHAGGKRLIDYGSFAEAEGSRTAILVECGQHWRAETATVALESCLRLLLGLEMTDPDMIGRQGNGPRLRPRTDPQRVVEVTDAVTAASERFRFTAPFIGMEVIGRAGTVIGWDDGRAILTPYDDCVLIMPARRVKSGQTAVRLGRIVG, encoded by the coding sequence TTGACCGATCCCCTCTTCGCTCCCGTCGAACTCACGCCGCCGGACATCGCGCCCTACCGGCGCGGCAACACCGGCATCGACCACGTCACCAGCCTGTCCGCGGCGGAGCCGGGTCCGCATGTGGTGCTGAACGCACTCGTCCACGGCAACGAACTGGGGGGCGCCATCGCGCTGGACGCCCTGTTGCGCATGGGTCTGCGGCCGAAGCGCGGGCGGCTGACCTTCGTCTTCGCCAACACCGCCGCCTACGCCACATTCGATCGCCAGAACCCCTACGCCTCGCGCTATCTGGACGAGGATTTCAACCGGCTGTGGTCAGCCGACCATCTCGACGGCCGGCGCGACAGCGTGGAACTGCGGCGCGCCCGTGCGCTGCGTCCGGTCTATGATTCCGCGGATCTGCTGCTCGACCTCCATTCGATGACCGCGGACACGGCTCCGCTGACCCTGTGCGGGCGGACCACGCGCGGGCGGGACCTGGCGCTCGGCCTGGGCTATCCGGCCTGGGTGGTGGCGGACGGCGGGCATGCCGGGGGGAAGCGGCTGATCGACTATGGCAGCTTCGCCGAGGCGGAGGGGTCGCGCACCGCGATCCTGGTCGAATGCGGCCAGCATTGGCGGGCAGAGACGGCGACGGTCGCGCTGGAAAGCTGCCTGCGCCTGCTGCTCGGCCTGGAAATGACCGATCCGGACATGATCGGCCGGCAGGGAAACGGTCCGCGCCTGCGCCCGCGCACCGACCCGCAGCGGGTGGTCGAGGTCACCGACGCCGTCACCGCCGCCAGCGAGCGTTTCCGCTTCACCGCTCCCTTCATCGGCATGGAGGTGATCGGCCGCGCCGGCACCGTCATCGGCTGGGACGATGGCCGCGCCATCCTGACCCCCTACGACGACTGCGTCCTGATCATGCCCGCCCGCCGGGTGAAGTCCGGCCAGACGGCGGTGCGTCTGGGCCGGATCGTCGGGTAA
- a CDS encoding N-formylglutamate amidohydrolase, translating to MSFVIDDVLVRNDPVGHRLPVLFDSPHSGSVYPADFRVVCPHPLLRQGEDSHVEELFATAPDHGATLLCALFPRTCIDVNRAVDDIDPALIDGDWPVPLHPTARSTLGMGLIRSMLRPGVPLYDGKLPAAVVADRIDRYYRPYHAQMRLALDGLADRFGAVWHVNCHSMPSSLRPDGRDPLAADFVIGDRDGTTSEPGFVHLVAQTLRSFGYRVAINDPYKGVELLARYGDPARGRHSIQLEINRRLYMNEETLERHDGFARLKGDIDLLIGRIADYAGQRILRRAAE from the coding sequence ATGAGCTTCGTGATCGATGACGTACTTGTCCGCAATGATCCGGTCGGCCATCGCCTGCCGGTGCTGTTCGATTCGCCGCACAGCGGCAGCGTCTATCCCGCCGATTTCCGGGTGGTCTGCCCGCATCCCCTGCTGCGCCAGGGCGAGGACAGCCATGTGGAGGAGCTGTTCGCAACCGCCCCCGACCATGGCGCCACCCTGCTGTGCGCGCTGTTTCCCCGCACCTGCATCGACGTGAACCGTGCGGTGGACGACATCGACCCGGCGCTGATCGACGGCGACTGGCCGGTGCCGCTGCACCCGACCGCGCGCAGCACGCTGGGCATGGGGCTGATCCGCAGCATGCTGCGGCCGGGCGTTCCGCTCTATGACGGCAAGCTGCCGGCTGCGGTGGTGGCCGACCGCATCGACCGCTATTACCGCCCCTACCATGCCCAGATGCGGCTGGCGCTCGACGGGCTGGCGGATCGATTCGGTGCGGTCTGGCACGTCAACTGCCATTCCATGCCGTCGTCGCTGCGGCCGGACGGGCGCGATCCGCTGGCGGCGGATTTCGTGATCGGCGACCGCGACGGCACCACCAGCGAGCCGGGATTCGTCCATCTGGTGGCGCAAACCCTGCGCAGTTTCGGCTATCGCGTGGCGATCAACGATCCCTACAAGGGGGTGGAACTGCTGGCCCGCTACGGCGATCCGGCGCGCGGCCGCCATTCCATCCAACTGGAGATCAACCGGCGCCTCTACATGAACGAGGAGACGCTGGAGCGGCACGACGGCTTCGCCCGGCTGAAGGGCGACATCGACCTGCTGATCGGCCGCATCGCCGATTATGCCGGCCAGCGCATCCTGCGCCGCGCAGCGGAATAG
- a CDS encoding DUF1476 domain-containing protein, giving the protein MTTFDDREKAFETKFQHDEDLLFRIRARRDRLAGEWAATLMGLTGAEAEAYAREVVDTDIATLGPHDIRDKLCADLHARGVDISDHRVEKQMAQFLDLARQQVTQA; this is encoded by the coding sequence ATGACGACCTTCGACGACCGCGAAAAGGCCTTCGAGACCAAGTTCCAACATGACGAGGACCTGCTCTTCCGCATCCGTGCGCGGCGCGACCGGCTGGCCGGCGAGTGGGCGGCAACCCTGATGGGGCTGACCGGGGCGGAGGCGGAAGCCTACGCCCGCGAGGTCGTGGACACCGACATCGCCACCCTCGGCCCTCACGACATCCGGGACAAGCTGTGCGCCGATCTGCACGCCCGCGGAGTCGACATCTCCGACCACCGGGTGGAGAAGCAGATGGCCCAGTTCCTGGATCTGGCGCGCCAGCAGGTGACGCAGGCCTGA
- a CDS encoding NRDE family protein, which yields MCSVILLRRPDATWPLVVAGNRDEMAGRPWLPPARHWPDRPNVVAGLDELAGGSWMGLNDEGVVAVILNRFGTLGPEAGKRSRGELVLDALDHADAADAARSFAHLDIRAYRPFNLVIADNRDAYLVVHRGANPRHRPEVSSIPAGVHMLTAFELDDPQDPRTAFYRPLFAHAAPPTTDAPDAESFAWGGWPELMGSRIWEGTPDERGAMDFLLPGGFGTSSSSLLAVPRVERPDLNPIWHFAPGRPHAVPYAPVEL from the coding sequence ATGTGCAGCGTGATTCTCCTGCGGCGACCCGACGCAACCTGGCCGCTGGTCGTCGCCGGGAACCGTGACGAGATGGCAGGGCGCCCCTGGCTGCCGCCGGCCCGCCACTGGCCTGACCGGCCCAATGTGGTCGCCGGGCTGGACGAGCTGGCCGGCGGCTCCTGGATGGGGCTGAATGACGAGGGGGTGGTCGCGGTCATCCTGAACCGTTTCGGCACGCTGGGGCCGGAGGCCGGCAAGCGGTCCCGCGGCGAACTGGTGCTGGACGCGCTCGACCATGCCGATGCGGCCGATGCTGCGCGCAGCTTCGCCCATCTCGACATCCGCGCCTACCGCCCGTTCAACCTGGTGATCGCCGACAACCGCGACGCCTATCTGGTTGTCCATCGCGGCGCCAACCCGCGCCACCGGCCGGAGGTGTCGTCGATCCCCGCCGGCGTCCATATGCTGACCGCCTTCGAGCTCGACGACCCGCAGGACCCGCGTACCGCCTTCTACCGCCCGCTGTTCGCGCATGCCGCGCCGCCGACCACCGACGCCCCCGACGCGGAGTCCTTCGCCTGGGGCGGCTGGCCGGAATTGATGGGCAGCCGCATCTGGGAGGGCACGCCGGACGAGCGCGGCGCCATGGACTTCCTGCTCCCCGGCGGCTTCGGCACCTCCTCCAGTTCGCTGCTGGCGGTGCCACGGGTGGAGCGCCCCGACCTGAACCCGATCTGGCACTTCGCCCCCGGCCGTCCGCACGCGGTGCCCTATGCGCCGGTGGAGCTGTGA
- the purC gene encoding phosphoribosylaminoimidazolesuccinocarboxamide synthase, producing MTRRRRIYEGKAKVLFEGPEPGTLVQYFKDDATAFNNQKKGVITGKGVLNNRISEYLMSRLSEIGVPTHFMRRLNMREQLVREVEIIPIEVVVRNVAAGSLSRRFGIPEGTPLPRSIIEYYYKSDELGDPMVSEEHITAFGWAGPPDLDDMVALSLRVNDYLSGLFLGIGLKLVDFKLEFGRLWENEEMRIVLADEISPDNCRLWDVKTNEKLDKDRFRQDLGRVEEAYQEVARRLGILPEGGPSDVKGPKTIQ from the coding sequence ATGACACGACGCCGGCGCATCTACGAAGGCAAGGCCAAGGTTCTCTTCGAAGGGCCGGAGCCGGGCACCCTGGTGCAGTACTTCAAGGACGACGCCACCGCCTTCAACAACCAGAAGAAGGGCGTCATCACCGGCAAGGGGGTGCTGAACAACCGCATCTCCGAGTATCTGATGAGCCGGCTGTCCGAGATCGGCGTGCCCACGCATTTCATGCGCCGCCTGAACATGCGCGAGCAGCTGGTGCGCGAGGTCGAGATCATCCCGATCGAGGTCGTCGTCCGCAACGTCGCCGCCGGGAGCCTGTCGCGCCGCTTCGGCATTCCCGAAGGCACGCCGCTGCCGCGCTCCATCATCGAGTATTATTACAAGTCGGACGAGCTGGGCGACCCGATGGTCTCGGAAGAGCACATCACCGCCTTCGGCTGGGCCGGCCCGCCGGACCTCGACGACATGGTCGCGCTGTCGCTCCGCGTGAACGACTATCTGTCCGGCCTCTTCCTCGGCATCGGGCTCAAGCTGGTGGACTTCAAGCTGGAGTTCGGCCGGCTGTGGGAGAACGAGGAGATGCGGATCGTCCTGGCGGACGAGATCAGTCCCGACAATTGCCGGCTGTGGGACGTCAAGACCAACGAAAAGCTGGACAAGGACCGGTTCCGCCAGGATCTGGGCCGTGTCGAGGAAGCCTATCAGGAGGTCGCACGCCGCCTCGGCATCCTGCCGGAAGGCGGACCGAGCGACGTCAAGGGCCCCAAGACCATCCAGTGA
- the purS gene encoding phosphoribosylformylglycinamidine synthase subunit PurS, with the protein MKAKVHVTLKRGVLDPQGKAIAHALHTLGFDGVEDVRAGKVIELQLKSTDEATARKEVEAMCSKLLANTVIEDYAIELVA; encoded by the coding sequence ATGAAGGCCAAGGTTCACGTCACCCTCAAGCGCGGCGTTCTCGACCCCCAGGGCAAGGCCATCGCGCACGCGCTGCACACGCTGGGCTTCGACGGCGTCGAGGACGTCCGCGCCGGCAAGGTGATCGAGCTGCAGCTCAAGAGCACCGACGAGGCGACCGCCCGCAAAGAGGTCGAGGCGATGTGCAGCAAGCTGCTCGCCAACACCGTGATCGAGGACTACGCCATCGAGCTGGTGGCCTGA
- a CDS encoding DNA-3-methyladenine glycosylase family protein produces MNADHLAALDPIFAECLRVGGPVIRDFTRPTGFVGLLRMVMEQQLSTKVALALWAKLQHRLGGAVTPDAILALDDESLRACGFSRQKIGYARGLAEAVASGRLDFDIIHDLPDEEAIAQLVALKGIGRWSAEVYLMTTLDRPDIWPIGDLAIQLGVQRLKGWADKPTAKQLIEVAEPWRPYRSLAARLVWHHYVALQEQARAARVGKGLPPP; encoded by the coding sequence ATGAACGCTGATCATCTGGCCGCGCTCGACCCCATTTTCGCCGAGTGCCTGCGCGTCGGCGGCCCGGTGATCCGCGATTTCACCCGGCCGACCGGCTTCGTCGGCCTGCTGCGCATGGTGATGGAGCAGCAGCTCTCCACCAAGGTGGCGCTGGCGCTGTGGGCCAAGCTGCAGCACCGGCTGGGCGGCGCGGTCACCCCCGACGCCATCCTGGCGCTCGACGATGAAAGCCTGCGTGCCTGCGGCTTCTCCCGCCAGAAGATCGGCTATGCCCGCGGCCTTGCCGAGGCGGTGGCGAGCGGCCGGCTCGATTTCGACATCATCCATGATTTGCCCGACGAGGAGGCGATTGCCCAACTCGTCGCGTTGAAGGGCATCGGCCGCTGGAGCGCCGAGGTCTATCTGATGACCACGCTCGACCGGCCGGACATCTGGCCGATCGGCGATCTGGCGATCCAGCTGGGCGTCCAGCGGCTGAAGGGCTGGGCCGACAAGCCGACCGCGAAGCAGCTGATCGAGGTGGCCGAGCCCTGGCGGCCCTATCGCTCGCTGGCGGCGCGGCTGGTCTGGCACCATTACGTGGCATTGCAGGAGCAGGCGAGGGCGGCGAGGGTCGGCAAGGGATTGCCCCCTCCCTAA
- a CDS encoding diacylglycerol/lipid kinase family protein, protein MRDTVLMDENPVVGTGGGNDATTEVRRLLVIHNPTAGGRRARRLRAVVSRLEARGLSVTVKPTGKRGDAEAFASAADPAAVDAVIAAGGDGTINEVINGLAVHAEAGLPLPLGIVPMGTANVLAAELGLGMDAECIAAAIAGGRRTMIWPALANGRVFSLMAGVGLDARVVERVDPRVKRLIGKGAYVAETLVQLATRPDHRYRVTLDDGEAQDVASVIVAKGHFYGGRFICAPDARLTEPELHVCLFPRGGRLNALRYVWGVTAGRLARFPEYRVVTAKRVRIEGPAGDELFADAVQGDGDVLARLPVEIALAGWRLPVLAG, encoded by the coding sequence GTGCGCGACACGGTGCTGATGGACGAGAACCCGGTGGTGGGCACGGGCGGCGGAAACGATGCCACGACCGAAGTGCGGCGGCTGCTGGTGATCCACAACCCGACGGCGGGCGGGCGGCGGGCGCGGCGGCTGCGCGCGGTGGTTTCCCGGCTGGAGGCGCGCGGCCTGTCGGTCACGGTCAAGCCGACGGGCAAGCGCGGCGATGCGGAGGCCTTCGCCAGCGCGGCCGATCCCGCCGCCGTCGATGCCGTCATCGCGGCCGGCGGCGACGGCACCATCAACGAGGTCATCAACGGGCTGGCGGTCCATGCCGAGGCGGGCCTGCCGCTGCCGCTCGGCATCGTGCCGATGGGCACCGCCAACGTGCTGGCCGCCGAGTTGGGTTTGGGCATGGATGCCGAGTGCATCGCCGCGGCGATTGCCGGCGGGAGGCGGACGATGATCTGGCCGGCGCTGGCGAATGGGCGGGTGTTCTCGCTGATGGCCGGGGTCGGGCTGGACGCGCGGGTGGTGGAGCGGGTCGATCCACGGGTGAAGCGGCTGATCGGCAAGGGCGCCTATGTGGCCGAAACGCTGGTGCAGCTGGCAACCCGGCCGGATCACCGCTATCGCGTGACGCTGGATGACGGGGAGGCTCAGGACGTGGCGTCGGTCATCGTCGCCAAGGGGCATTTCTACGGCGGCCGCTTCATCTGTGCGCCCGATGCCCGGCTGACCGAGCCGGAGCTGCATGTCTGCCTGTTCCCGCGCGGCGGGCGGCTGAACGCGCTGCGCTATGTCTGGGGCGTCACCGCCGGGCGCTTGGCGCGCTTCCCGGAGTATCGCGTGGTGACGGCGAAACGCGTGCGCATCGAAGGGCCGGCGGGTGACGAGCTGTTCGCCGACGCGGTGCAGGGCGACGGCGACGTGCTGGCGCGGCTGCCGGTGGAGATCGCACTGGCGGGGTGGCGGTTGCCGGTGCTGGCGGGGTGA
- a CDS encoding UDP-2,3-diacylglucosamine diphosphatase: protein MATTERMMDAVPAVKRYRSIWISDVHLGTRGCQAELLLDFLKHTESDHLFLVGDIVDGWRLKKSWYWPQAHNDVVQKIMRRARKGVQVYYIPGNHDEAARDYVGLQFGGVHVVDEWVHTTADGKRLLITHGDKFDAVVRYAKWLALLGDHAYVTLLHVNTLFNWVRRRLGFNYWSLSAYLKHKAKTAVEFIGKYEEALGDEARRRNVDGVVCGHIHTAEMRDIEGILYCNDGDWVESCTALVEHDSGVLEIIHWAEVMARRLPAPGPSAGKITAKEREAA, encoded by the coding sequence ATGGCGACGACGGAGCGGATGATGGACGCCGTCCCAGCGGTCAAGCGCTACCGCAGCATTTGGATATCCGACGTTCATCTGGGAACGCGCGGCTGTCAGGCGGAGCTGCTTCTCGATTTCCTGAAGCATACCGAATCGGATCACCTGTTCCTGGTCGGCGACATCGTCGACGGCTGGCGGCTGAAGAAAAGCTGGTACTGGCCCCAGGCCCACAATGACGTGGTGCAGAAGATCATGCGCCGCGCCCGCAAGGGGGTGCAGGTCTATTACATTCCCGGCAACCATGACGAGGCGGCGCGCGACTATGTCGGCCTGCAGTTCGGCGGCGTGCATGTCGTCGACGAATGGGTTCACACCACCGCCGACGGAAAGCGTCTGCTGATCACCCACGGCGACAAGTTCGACGCGGTGGTGCGCTATGCCAAGTGGCTGGCCCTGCTGGGCGATCACGCCTACGTCACGCTGCTGCACGTCAACACCCTGTTCAACTGGGTGCGCCGCAGGCTGGGCTTCAATTACTGGTCGCTGTCGGCCTACCTGAAGCACAAGGCCAAGACCGCGGTCGAGTTCATCGGCAAGTACGAAGAGGCGCTGGGCGACGAAGCCCGCCGCCGCAATGTCGACGGCGTCGTCTGCGGCCACATCCACACCGCCGAGATGCGCGATATCGAAGGAATCCTCTATTGCAACGACGGCGATTGGGTCGAGTCCTGCACCGCCTTGGTGGAGCACGACAGCGGCGTGCTGGAGATCATCCACTGGGCGGAGGTCATGGCGCGGCGGCTTCCCGCCCCCGGCCCGAGTGCGGGCAAGATCACGGCGAAGGAACGGGAAGCGGCGTGA
- a CDS encoding glycosyltransferase family 4 protein, translating into MNILIVSDAWHPQVNGVVRTIGTVRAELEAMGHSVEVIGPDRFRTLPMPTYPEIRLAVGAKRRLWAMIDGMRPDCIHIATEGPLGFAARSYCLKHGKPFTTAYHTRFPEYVRDRAPIPLALSYAVVRRFHKPSSAVMVATQTIEDALKTRGFANIRRWTRGVDTELFRPRDKGFLDLPRPVSMYVGRVAVEKNLEDFLRLDLPGTKVVVGDGPAREELQRKYPAVHWVGAKHGEELAKHYAAADVFVFPSRTDTFGLVLLEALASGVPVAAYPVPGPLDVVDGSGAGCLDVDLKRAVEGALTIPAQTCRDYALGYSWRRSAEQFLSNLRPFS; encoded by the coding sequence GTGAACATCCTGATCGTCAGCGACGCCTGGCACCCGCAGGTGAACGGCGTCGTGCGCACCATCGGCACCGTACGGGCCGAGTTGGAGGCGATGGGCCACAGCGTCGAGGTGATCGGCCCCGACCGCTTCCGCACCCTGCCGATGCCGACCTACCCGGAAATCCGCTTGGCGGTGGGGGCGAAGCGCCGGCTGTGGGCGATGATCGACGGCATGCGGCCCGATTGCATCCACATCGCCACCGAAGGACCGCTGGGCTTCGCGGCGCGGTCCTATTGCCTGAAGCACGGCAAGCCCTTCACCACCGCCTACCACACGCGCTTTCCCGAATATGTCCGCGACCGCGCGCCGATCCCGCTGGCGCTGTCCTATGCGGTGGTTCGCCGCTTCCACAAGCCGTCCTCGGCGGTGATGGTGGCGACCCAGACCATCGAGGATGCGCTGAAGACCCGCGGCTTCGCCAACATCCGCCGCTGGACCCGTGGCGTCGATACCGAGCTGTTCCGTCCCCGCGACAAGGGCTTTCTCGATCTGCCGCGGCCGGTGTCGATGTATGTCGGCCGCGTCGCAGTGGAAAAGAACCTGGAGGATTTCCTGCGCCTTGACCTGCCGGGCACCAAGGTGGTGGTCGGCGACGGTCCGGCACGGGAAGAGTTGCAGCGCAAATACCCGGCTGTCCATTGGGTCGGCGCCAAGCATGGCGAGGAGCTGGCCAAGCATTACGCCGCCGCCGACGTCTTCGTCTTCCCGTCGCGCACCGACACCTTCGGGCTGGTCCTGCTGGAGGCGCTGGCGTCGGGCGTGCCGGTGGCCGCCTATCCGGTGCCGGGACCGCTTGACGTGGTCGACGGCTCCGGCGCCGGCTGCCTGGACGTCGATCTGAAGCGGGCGGTGGAAGGCGCCCTGACGATCCCGGCGCAGACCTGCCGGGACTATGCGCTGGGTTATTCCTGGCGCCGCTCGGCCGAACAGTTCCTGTCCAACCTGCGGCCCTTCTCGTAA